From a region of the Meiothermus cerbereus DSM 11376 genome:
- the rpoZ gene encoding DNA-directed RNA polymerase subunit omega, which produces MAEPGIDTLLALTDSKYRLTVVTAKRAQQLLRYNFKNTVLSPEEYPRMRTLEGEKPDPNAVTWAMQELKSGRLVIGENLIAEDRLAKFLDQMYPREVAEPAE; this is translated from the coding sequence ATGGCAGAACCCGGCATTGACACCCTTCTGGCCCTTACCGATTCCAAGTACCGCCTGACCGTAGTAACGGCCAAGCGAGCCCAGCAGCTTTTGCGCTATAACTTCAAGAACACGGTGCTGAGCCCCGAGGAGTACCCGCGCATGCGCACCCTGGAAGGCGAAAAACCCGACCCCAACGCAGTTACCTGGGCCATGCAGGAGCTCAAGAGCGGGCGGCTTGTAATCGGTGAGAATTTAATCGCCGAAGACCGTCTGGCCAAGTTCCTCGACCAGATGTACCCACGTGAAGTCGCCGAACCAGCGGAATAG
- the argR gene encoding arginine repressor gives MASKEQRHRAIQEIISRESISTQAELVERLRKMNYDVTQATVSRDISEMRLVRVPLGRGKHKYALAHLELSEDVIEELRRIFPTFVRDVDRGENIVVLKVSEGHASGIALLIDRLRRDDIVGTIAGEDSILVVGRTIQAAQALQEEFEAFLA, from the coding sequence ATGGCAAGCAAAGAACAGCGGCATCGAGCCATCCAGGAAATCATTAGCCGGGAGAGTATTTCCACCCAGGCCGAGCTGGTGGAGCGGCTGCGAAAGATGAACTACGACGTAACCCAGGCCACTGTGAGCAGGGACATCAGCGAAATGCGTCTGGTACGGGTTCCACTTGGGCGAGGGAAACACAAATACGCCCTGGCCCACCTCGAGCTCAGCGAAGATGTCATAGAAGAGCTCCGGCGTATTTTTCCTACCTTTGTGCGGGATGTGGATCGGGGAGAGAACATCGTGGTGCTCAAGGTCTCGGAGGGCCACGCCTCGGGCATCGCCCTTCTGATTGACCGGCTCCGACGCGACGATATTGTGGGCACCATTGCGGGCGAGGATTCAATTCTGGTGGTGGGCCGCACCATTCAAGCCGCCCAAGCCTTGCAAGAAGAGTTCGAAGCGTTCCTAGCCTGA
- the gmk gene encoding guanylate kinase, producing MPRGNLFVMTGASGVGKGTIRGRLLEYHRMYYSISMTTRPPRPGERHGVDYYFVSKAEFENKIAQNGFLEWAQYVDDYYGTPREPVEEALNRGQDVLLEIEVQGALQVKQTMPEAILVFIIPPSLSELRRRLLVRGTDSLSKIAKRLERAEEEIRMADRFKYVLVNDQLDKAVSDFAAIIQAERLLQPRMTEAIARALSKDPALESELDELERIRRAAGEVGK from the coding sequence ATGCCGCGTGGGAATCTTTTTGTCATGACCGGGGCTTCGGGGGTGGGCAAGGGCACCATCCGCGGAAGGCTGCTGGAATATCACCGCATGTACTATTCCATCTCCATGACCACCCGCCCACCCAGGCCGGGTGAGCGCCACGGGGTGGACTACTACTTTGTCAGCAAGGCCGAGTTTGAAAACAAAATAGCGCAAAACGGTTTTTTGGAATGGGCGCAGTACGTAGACGACTACTACGGCACCCCCAGGGAGCCCGTCGAGGAGGCCCTGAACAGGGGGCAGGATGTTTTGCTGGAGATAGAGGTTCAGGGTGCTTTGCAGGTCAAGCAAACCATGCCGGAAGCAATCCTGGTCTTCATTATTCCGCCTTCCCTTTCCGAGTTGCGGCGCAGGTTGCTGGTGCGCGGCACCGACAGCCTGAGCAAAATCGCCAAGCGGCTGGAGCGGGCAGAAGAAGAAATCCGCATGGCCGATCGGTTCAAGTATGTGCTGGTCAACGACCAGCTCGACAAGGCCGTCTCCGATTTTGCCGCCATCATACAGGCCGAGCGGCTGCTGCAACCTCGCATGACCGAGGCCATTGCACGCGCCCTTTCGAAAGACCCCGCCCTGGAAAGCGAGCTCGATGAACTCGAGCGCATACGGCGCGCGGCTGGCGAAGTGGGAAAATAA
- the fusA gene encoding elongation factor G — MIRTVALVGHSGSGKTTLGEALLYFTGGKDRMGKVEEGNTTSDYTPEEKTHRISVRTAVLPLTYQGHRIYLLDAPGYTDFVGEIRGALEAADSAVVVVSAETGVQIGTERAWTVAERLELPRMVVVSKLEKGGDFFALLEDLRSTLGHIIPAHLPLYENGQWVGLIDVLHDRAFRYDKGRPVVTSIPEDQKAQVEKYRSEAREAIIETDESLLEKYLEGGEVEEVALSRAFHEAVRKGQVFPVAIGSSGALIGLDMLLDLFLEALPSPEERWGQGSPAAKVFKVQVDPFMGQVAFARLYRGKIRVGDTLQSDNGPVRLAHIYTAKGKDLIELEEAEAGTILALPKADNLHKGMELWQGERPEFPSARLPDPVAMVAIAPESRSDEAKLGDALRKLLEEDPSLKFERNPETGEQILWGMGDLHLETAKERLADYGVKIITRPPKIPYRETIRKKAEGQGKHKKQTGGHGQYGDVWLRLEPHPDYEFVWEITGGVIPTKYMESVEMGIKEAAKSGPLAGYPVIGFRAVVYHGSYHDVDSSDMAFQLAAQLAFRNVVAQASPTLLEPIYTLKIFVPQDKVGDILSDLQSRRGRILGMDQEGALAVVSAEAPLVEVLEYSRTLSGLTQGTGAYSLEFSHYAEVPPNLAQKVIAERQKTEA; from the coding sequence ATGATTCGCACTGTAGCCCTTGTGGGGCACAGCGGCAGCGGAAAAACCACCCTCGGAGAAGCACTTCTATACTTCACCGGGGGCAAGGATCGCATGGGCAAGGTAGAAGAGGGCAACACCACCTCGGACTATACGCCAGAGGAAAAAACACACCGAATCTCGGTTCGAACGGCGGTGTTGCCCCTAACCTACCAAGGGCATCGAATTTATCTACTCGATGCGCCAGGCTATACCGATTTTGTGGGCGAAATTCGCGGAGCACTGGAGGCCGCCGATTCGGCGGTGGTGGTGGTATCTGCCGAAACTGGCGTACAGATTGGAACCGAGCGGGCCTGGACGGTAGCCGAACGCCTGGAGCTGCCACGCATGGTGGTGGTGAGCAAGCTGGAAAAGGGGGGCGATTTTTTTGCCCTGCTCGAGGATCTGCGCTCCACCCTGGGGCACATCATCCCGGCCCACCTGCCGCTATACGAAAACGGGCAGTGGGTCGGCTTGATCGATGTGCTGCACGACCGCGCCTTCCGCTACGACAAAGGCCGCCCGGTGGTAACCAGCATTCCCGAAGACCAGAAGGCCCAGGTGGAAAAGTACCGTAGCGAAGCCCGTGAGGCCATCATCGAAACCGACGAAAGCCTGCTGGAAAAGTACCTCGAGGGCGGAGAAGTCGAGGAAGTGGCCCTTTCCAGAGCTTTCCATGAGGCCGTGCGCAAAGGCCAGGTGTTTCCGGTAGCCATTGGTTCTTCCGGTGCGCTCATTGGGCTGGATATGCTGCTCGACCTGTTCCTCGAGGCCCTCCCCTCCCCCGAAGAGCGCTGGGGCCAGGGCAGCCCAGCGGCTAAAGTGTTCAAGGTGCAGGTAGACCCCTTCATGGGACAGGTGGCCTTTGCGCGGTTGTACCGGGGCAAGATCAGGGTGGGCGACACCCTCCAGTCGGACAATGGCCCGGTTCGGCTGGCCCATATCTACACCGCCAAGGGCAAGGACCTGATCGAGCTCGAGGAGGCCGAGGCCGGGACCATTCTGGCCCTGCCAAAAGCCGACAACCTACACAAAGGCATGGAGCTCTGGCAGGGGGAGCGCCCCGAGTTTCCCTCGGCCCGCTTACCCGACCCGGTGGCGATGGTGGCCATTGCCCCCGAGTCGCGCAGCGACGAGGCCAAGCTAGGCGATGCCTTGCGCAAGCTGCTGGAAGAAGACCCCAGCCTGAAGTTCGAGCGCAACCCCGAAACCGGCGAGCAGATTCTGTGGGGCATGGGTGACCTGCACCTCGAGACCGCCAAAGAACGCCTGGCCGACTACGGGGTAAAAATCATCACCCGGCCTCCCAAGATTCCCTACCGCGAGACCATCCGCAAGAAGGCCGAGGGGCAGGGCAAGCACAAGAAGCAAACCGGCGGGCACGGGCAGTATGGCGATGTGTGGCTCAGGCTGGAACCCCACCCCGACTACGAGTTCGTCTGGGAGATAACCGGCGGGGTGATACCCACCAAATACATGGAATCGGTGGAGATGGGCATCAAGGAAGCCGCCAAAAGCGGGCCCCTGGCCGGTTATCCAGTCATTGGCTTTCGGGCGGTGGTCTACCATGGCTCCTACCACGACGTGGACAGCTCCGACATGGCCTTCCAGCTGGCCGCCCAGCTGGCTTTCAGAAACGTGGTGGCCCAGGCCAGCCCCACCTTGTTGGAACCCATCTACACCCTCAAGATTTTTGTGCCTCAGGATAAAGTAGGCGATATTCTGTCAGACCTGCAGTCGCGCCGGGGCCGCATCCTGGGCATGGATCAGGAGGGCGCCCTGGCGGTGGTTAGTGCGGAAGCCCCTCTGGTGGAAGTGCTCGAGTACAGCCGCACCCTCTCGGGGCTTACCCAGGGAACCGGTGCATACAGCCTCGAGTTCTCCCACTACGCCGAGGTACCCCCCAACCTGGCGCAAAAAGTGATTGCCGAACGGCAGAAGACCGAAGCCTAA
- a CDS encoding sensor domain-containing diguanylate cyclase, translated as MSTPALFPAPDILHWLNQLPEPVVWLDEKGQVGWCNPAAVALIPDPSPAGKPLESWFQPVVRGFGRLEPADPPQNSFRPGLWGLAGKQGRWFQVSLAPYKNGQLCILHEVTQTYNQALAYATSLEVLSSLLTQEEKFEDILARVLKTAVEVVPGAEAGSLTLLEDGRFRFVAQIGFDPSLMQHALDYQQELAWYGLGEEAWLLGQPRLLVAPHIHERTQQQVPDELEMFHRVGKLTELKATVTVPIVLQGQVMGTLNLDSFSSTEAFPPQSLAIAQTFALQAATVLYGLLTRHHLSGLALSDALTGLGNRHALEEGFPKLKAQAERLGLPLTLIYWDMDGLKRVNDQHGHAAGDQAIKALATALRSTFRQEDQVFRIGGDEFVSLHLALSLDEVPEAVQRVRMGIQVEVSAGAVAIRPTMPLTEALQLADAAMYADKRRLRDSLEL; from the coding sequence ATGAGCACGCCCGCCCTCTTCCCTGCGCCAGACATACTGCACTGGCTGAACCAGCTTCCCGAGCCAGTGGTCTGGTTGGATGAGAAGGGACAGGTGGGTTGGTGCAACCCGGCAGCCGTGGCGTTAATTCCTGACCCCAGCCCAGCAGGCAAACCCCTGGAAAGCTGGTTTCAACCTGTGGTGCGGGGCTTTGGTAGGCTCGAGCCAGCCGACCCCCCACAGAACAGCTTTCGGCCAGGGCTTTGGGGTCTTGCGGGAAAACAAGGGCGCTGGTTCCAGGTTAGTCTGGCGCCCTATAAAAACGGGCAACTGTGCATTTTGCACGAGGTTACCCAGACCTACAACCAGGCCCTGGCCTACGCCACCTCGCTGGAGGTGCTCTCCAGCCTGCTGACCCAGGAAGAAAAATTTGAGGACATCCTCGCTCGGGTTCTCAAGACAGCTGTCGAAGTGGTGCCAGGGGCCGAAGCTGGCAGCCTGACCCTGCTGGAGGATGGCAGGTTTCGCTTCGTAGCCCAAATTGGCTTTGACCCGAGCTTGATGCAGCACGCCCTCGACTACCAGCAGGAGCTGGCCTGGTATGGCCTGGGGGAAGAAGCCTGGCTGCTGGGCCAGCCCCGGCTGCTGGTCGCCCCCCACATCCACGAACGAACCCAGCAGCAAGTTCCCGATGAGCTGGAAATGTTCCACCGAGTCGGCAAGCTGACGGAACTGAAGGCCACCGTAACGGTTCCGATTGTGCTGCAAGGCCAGGTGATGGGCACCCTTAACCTGGATTCGTTCAGCTCCACCGAGGCCTTCCCGCCCCAGAGTCTGGCCATTGCCCAGACCTTTGCCCTTCAGGCGGCCACCGTGCTCTATGGCTTGCTGACCCGCCACCACCTGTCCGGGCTGGCCCTCAGCGACGCCCTGACTGGTCTGGGCAACCGGCATGCCCTGGAAGAGGGTTTCCCAAAACTAAAAGCCCAGGCCGAGCGGCTTGGCCTGCCCCTTACGCTGATTTACTGGGATATGGACGGCCTTAAGCGGGTCAACGATCAGCACGGCCATGCTGCGGGCGATCAGGCCATCAAGGCTCTGGCCACCGCGCTACGCAGCACTTTTCGTCAGGAGGATCAGGTTTTCCGCATTGGCGGCGACGAGTTTGTGAGCCTGCACCTGGCCTTGTCGCTCGATGAAGTGCCGGAGGCAGTGCAGCGGGTGCGCATGGGTATTCAGGTAGAAGTTAGCGCCGGCGCCGTAGCCATCCGCCCCACCATGCCTCTAACAGAGGCTCTCCAGCTAGCTGATGCGGCAATGTACGCAGACAAGCGTCGCCTGCGGGACTCACTCGAGCTTTAG
- a CDS encoding glycoside hydrolase family 13 protein has protein sequence MTPEWVKDAVFYQIFPDRFRIGQGPAGHPAPVQGAFEAWDAPPTLRGFKGGNLWGVIEKLDYIRQQGFNALYFCPIFASTANHRYHTSDYFQVDPILGGNRALQKLVEEAHRRDIRVVLDGVFNHCGRAHFAFQHVMENEAASPYREWFHIQKFPLNAYSKHANYAAWWNNPELPKFNTANPECREYLLSVAEYWFQYGIDGWRLDVPNEIDDDEFWREFRRRVKAQNPEAYIVGEIWDDASRWLKGDQFDAVMNYPLGRAILGFVGAEVLDKDLAARSGLGRLESLGAMACHHRLEDLFRRYSWDIVTAQMNIMTSHDTPRILSLLRGQLELVQLAFAMLFTLPGAPTVYYGDEIGMAGGHDPDNRRGMIWDEARWHKSLQQTIQQMSALRQSRPALRRGRYQYLYAQDAHLAFARTFEQSSLVVTINASSEPWRINIPLHGLWPRGEQAIDLLSGKMGRSVGGYLEDGILEPFSLAVWQTLEA, from the coding sequence ATGACACCAGAGTGGGTCAAAGACGCGGTTTTTTATCAGATTTTTCCGGATCGCTTTCGCATAGGGCAAGGACCTGCGGGCCATCCTGCGCCGGTACAGGGTGCTTTTGAGGCCTGGGATGCGCCACCCACCCTGCGTGGCTTTAAGGGGGGCAACCTCTGGGGGGTTATCGAGAAGCTCGACTACATCCGGCAGCAGGGCTTCAACGCGCTTTACTTCTGCCCAATTTTTGCCTCAACCGCTAACCACCGCTACCACACCAGCGACTACTTCCAGGTAGACCCCATTCTGGGGGGTAATAGAGCTTTGCAGAAACTGGTAGAAGAGGCCCACCGGCGCGATATAAGGGTGGTGCTGGACGGGGTTTTTAATCACTGCGGGCGGGCTCATTTCGCTTTTCAACACGTTATGGAAAACGAGGCGGCCTCGCCTTACCGCGAGTGGTTCCATATCCAAAAATTTCCCCTGAACGCCTATTCCAAGCATGCCAATTACGCAGCCTGGTGGAACAACCCCGAGCTACCCAAGTTTAACACCGCCAACCCGGAGTGCCGCGAGTATCTGCTGTCGGTGGCGGAGTATTGGTTTCAGTATGGCATAGACGGCTGGCGCTTGGATGTGCCCAACGAGATTGACGACGACGAATTCTGGCGTGAGTTCCGCCGCCGGGTCAAGGCCCAAAACCCAGAAGCCTATATCGTGGGCGAGATCTGGGATGACGCCAGCCGCTGGTTAAAAGGCGACCAGTTCGATGCGGTGATGAATTACCCCTTGGGGCGTGCCATTCTGGGTTTTGTGGGCGCAGAGGTTCTGGACAAGGATTTGGCGGCCAGGAGCGGACTGGGGCGTTTGGAAAGCCTGGGGGCCATGGCCTGCCACCACCGCCTCGAGGATCTCTTTCGGCGCTACAGCTGGGACATCGTGACCGCTCAGATGAACATTATGACCTCGCACGACACCCCGCGCATCTTAAGCCTCCTGCGGGGCCAGCTCGAGCTGGTGCAGCTGGCTTTTGCCATGCTCTTTACCCTACCTGGTGCACCCACGGTCTATTATGGCGACGAAATAGGCATGGCTGGAGGCCATGACCCCGACAACCGCCGGGGCATGATCTGGGATGAGGCGCGCTGGCACAAATCCCTGCAGCAAACCATTCAACAGATGTCGGCCCTGCGCCAGTCGAGGCCGGCGCTGCGGCGGGGGCGCTACCAGTACCTTTATGCCCAGGACGCTCACCTGGCCTTTGCCCGTACGTTTGAGCAGTCCAGCCTGGTGGTGACCATTAATGCTTCGTCCGAACCCTGGCGCATCAACATTCCGCTACACGGGCTGTGGCCGCGGGGTGAGCAGGCCATAGACTTGCTGTCAGGCAAAATGGGTCGTAGTGTGGGGGGGTACCTCGAGGATGGCATTCTGGAGCCTTTTAGCCTGGCTGTGTGGCAGACCCTCGAAGCATAA
- a CDS encoding DNA repair protein RecN encodes MLERLEVQNLAVLERVALEFSPGLTVLTGETGAGKSVLVDALSLLLGEKAEGLMRPGADTLLVTAFINGKSLSRKVTQGRSTARIEGEVVSLRELSEETAQHLSIHAQHAALTLFSRKAQRRLLDSQIEPGLLERYQSAYAQYQSIISETERLEAAARERERKLDILRFQTAEIDQARLVVGEEEQLRQEAERLRHLETLRERVSAAVGVLSGEGDALGLVTLASREIKAAGRFDAQLENLSRDLEGALDALRAVSRELEDYLENLEADPRRLDEVEARLALIEKLGRKYGEGIPAILGFAEAARRELVELEGAEDRLSQLYAQKEIAWNTLLEAGRQLSQARSRAADSLSRKVSEEIRALGMPAAEFKVSLTPLEHPGPDGLEEIQLLFSANPGLGLAPLEKAASGGELSRVMLALALLTGSEAETVVFDEVDAGVGGEAAWQVAERLARLARERQVLVVTHLPQIAARAQNHYRVVKHPTGVQVQPVQDEERVRELARMLSGSYSEAALEHARELLLGAVT; translated from the coding sequence ATGCTGGAACGCCTCGAGGTGCAAAACTTAGCGGTACTGGAGCGGGTGGCGCTGGAGTTTAGCCCTGGGCTGACCGTGCTCACAGGCGAAACTGGTGCGGGTAAGAGTGTGCTGGTGGATGCCCTATCGCTACTGCTAGGCGAAAAGGCCGAGGGCCTGATGCGCCCTGGGGCCGACACCCTGCTGGTAACGGCCTTTATTAATGGCAAGAGCCTCTCGCGCAAGGTTACACAGGGCCGCAGCACCGCCCGCATCGAGGGCGAGGTGGTGAGCCTCAGAGAGCTGAGCGAGGAAACCGCCCAGCACCTGAGCATCCACGCCCAGCACGCAGCCCTGACCCTCTTCAGCCGAAAAGCCCAGCGCAGGCTGCTCGATTCGCAGATCGAGCCAGGTCTGCTGGAGCGCTACCAGAGCGCCTACGCACAGTATCAGTCCATCATAAGCGAGACTGAGCGTCTGGAAGCCGCTGCACGCGAGCGTGAGCGCAAACTGGATATTTTGCGCTTTCAAACTGCAGAGATAGACCAGGCCCGGCTGGTGGTGGGCGAGGAAGAGCAGCTCAGGCAAGAAGCCGAGCGCTTACGCCACCTCGAGACCCTGCGCGAGCGGGTCTCGGCAGCCGTTGGGGTGCTGAGCGGAGAGGGGGATGCTTTGGGGCTGGTTACCCTGGCCTCGAGGGAGATCAAAGCGGCAGGCCGCTTTGACGCTCAACTAGAAAACCTGAGCCGCGACCTCGAGGGCGCCCTGGACGCGCTGCGGGCAGTAAGCCGCGAGCTAGAAGACTACCTGGAGAACCTCGAGGCCGACCCCCGGCGCCTCGACGAAGTGGAGGCCCGCCTGGCCCTTATCGAGAAGCTCGGGCGCAAATACGGCGAGGGCATTCCGGCCATCCTGGGGTTCGCCGAGGCCGCCCGGCGGGAATTGGTGGAGCTCGAGGGGGCCGAAGACCGCCTGAGCCAGCTTTATGCCCAGAAAGAAATTGCCTGGAACACCCTTCTGGAGGCGGGTCGACAGCTTTCGCAGGCCCGTTCCCGCGCAGCAGACAGCCTCTCGCGCAAAGTCAGTGAGGAAATCCGGGCCCTGGGTATGCCGGCAGCGGAGTTTAAAGTGAGCCTGACGCCGCTGGAGCATCCGGGCCCCGATGGGCTCGAGGAGATCCAGCTACTTTTTTCGGCCAACCCCGGCCTGGGCCTGGCCCCACTGGAAAAGGCCGCCTCGGGCGGCGAGCTGTCGCGGGTAATGCTGGCCCTGGCCCTGCTGACCGGCAGCGAGGCCGAAACGGTGGTTTTCGACGAGGTGGACGCTGGTGTGGGCGGCGAAGCAGCCTGGCAGGTGGCCGAGCGGTTGGCCCGGCTGGCCCGTGAGCGCCAGGTTCTGGTAGTGACCCACCTCCCGCAGATCGCGGCACGGGCCCAAAACCACTACCGGGTGGTCAAACACCCTACAGGGGTACAGGTGCAGCCGGTACAGGACGAGGAGCGGGTACGCGAGCTGGCCCGGATGCTCTCGGGCAGCTACTCCGAAGCAGCCCTCGAGCACGCCCGCGAACTGCTGCTGGGCGCAGTCACCTAA
- a CDS encoding MarC family protein — translation MIEFATKAFVTFFVLIDPIGLIPLFLGLVGTRSYQEQKRIALRATLVAGLLVLGFAVVGGAILRYLGISLEALKVAGGLLLFKIALDMINAQLERETDEEHAESQARSDISVFPLAIPLIAGPGTLASVLILTGSAPAGIWGFLLVLAMAALVLLITYWSLRAALKFSSSLGRTGINVITRVLGILLAALAVQYVADGVRVLLKLE, via the coding sequence ATGATCGAGTTTGCCACCAAGGCCTTTGTGACCTTTTTTGTGCTGATAGACCCCATCGGCCTGATACCACTTTTTTTGGGTCTGGTGGGCACGCGCAGCTATCAGGAGCAAAAGAGAATTGCGCTGCGCGCGACCCTGGTGGCAGGCCTTCTGGTGCTGGGTTTTGCTGTTGTGGGTGGGGCCATTTTGCGCTACCTGGGCATTAGCCTCGAGGCCCTCAAGGTGGCAGGGGGGCTGCTTTTATTCAAGATTGCCCTGGACATGATTAATGCCCAGCTCGAGCGCGAGACCGACGAAGAGCACGCCGAATCGCAAGCTCGATCCGATATTTCGGTTTTTCCCCTGGCCATTCCACTGATTGCCGGGCCCGGTACCCTGGCCAGCGTGCTGATCCTGACCGGGTCGGCCCCGGCGGGGATTTGGGGCTTTCTGCTGGTACTGGCTATGGCGGCGCTGGTTTTGCTTATAACCTACTGGTCGCTCAGGGCTGCGCTCAAGTTCTCGAGCTCGCTGGGACGCACCGGCATCAATGTAATTACCCGTGTTCTGGGGATTTTGCTGGCGGCCCTGGCGGTGCAGTACGTGGCCGATGGGGTGCGGGTCTTGCTAAAGCTCGAGTGA